The Phalacrocorax carbo chromosome 28, bPhaCar2.1, whole genome shotgun sequence genome has a window encoding:
- the CTSK gene encoding cathepsin K, with amino-acid sequence MLGTWWPALLALLVPAAGAQPHPERELDAQWDLWKKTYRKQYNGKGDEVARRLIWEKNLKYINTHNLEHALGVHTFELAMNHLGDMTSEEVVRVMTGLKVPRGRPRRNETLYVPDWTERAPAAVDWRKKGYVTPVKNQGQCGSCWAFSSVGALEGQLKRKTGKLLSLSPQNLVDCVANNDGCGGGYMTNAFEYVRQNRGIDSEAAYPYIGQDESCMYSPTGKAAKCRGYREIPEGNEKALKRAVARIGPVSVGIDASLPSFQFYSRGVYYDESCNAENINHAVLAVGYGTQKGTKHWIIKNSWGEEWGNKGYVLLARNMNNACGIANLASFPKM; translated from the exons ATGCTGGG GACGTGGTGGCCCGCGCTGCTGGCCTTGCTGGTCCCCGCGGCGGGGGCCCAGCCGCACCCCGAGCGGGAGCTGGACGCCCAGTGGGACCTATGGAAGAAAACCTATCGCAAGCAGTACAACGGCAAG GGGGACGAGGTGGCGCGGAGGCTGATCTGGGAGAAGAACCTCAAGTACATCAACACGCACAACCTGGAGCACGCGCTGGGCGTCCACACCTTCGAGCTGGCCATGAACCACCTGGGTGACATG ACCAGCGAGGAGGTGGTGAGGGTGATGACGGGCCTGAAGGTGCCCCGCGGCCGCCCACGTCGCAACGAGACGCTCTACGTCCCCGACTGGACCGAGAGAGCCCCGGCTGCTGTAgactggaggaagaaaggctATGTGACGCCCGTCAAGAACCAG GGCCAGTGTGGCTCGTGCTGGGCTTTCAGCTCGGTGGGCGCGCTGGAGGGGCAGCTGAAACGGAAGACGGGGAAGCTGCTCTCCCTTAGCCCCCAGAACCTGGTGGATTGTGTGGCCAACAACGATGGCTGCGGCGGCGGCTACATGACCAACGCCTTCGAGTACGTCCGGCAGAACCGCGGCATCGACTCGGAGGCTGCCTACCCCTACATCGGCCAG GATGAGAGCTGCATGTACAGCCCCACCGGGAAGGCGGCCAAGTGCCGTGGCTACCGGGAAATCCCCGAAGGGAATGAGAAAGCTTTGAAGAGGGCCGTGGCCAGGATTGGACCCGTCTCCGTGGGCATCGATGCCAGCCTGCCCTCCTTCCAGTTCTACAGCCGGG GTGTGTACTACGATGAGAGCTGCAATGCCGAAAACATCAACCACGCGGTGCTGGCGGTGGGTTACGGCACGCAGAAGGGCACCAAGCACTGGATCATCAAGAACAG CTGGGGCGAGGAGTGGGGTAACAAGGGCTACGTCCTCCTGGCGCGCAACATGAACAACGCCTGCGGCATCGCCAACCTCGCCAGCTTCCCCAAGATGTGA
- the LOC104044829 gene encoding cathepsin S-like, translating into MKLLVSIAFLAALALAQGHPDPALDWHWQLWKKTYGKEYRHEKEEGDRRATWERNLRLVTLHNLEHSLGLHSYELAMNHLGDMTSEEVAALLTGLNVAPRPNRTSTYRPQLGSKVPDTMDWREKGCVTDVKNQGACGSCWAFSAVGALEAQVKLKTGKLVSLSAQNLVDCSRSYGNRGCSGGWRTKAFQYIIDNQGIDSDASYPYTAQDGACHYNLTVRAATCSRYVELPHGDEAALKDAVANVGPISVGIDASQPTFFLYKAGIYYDLSCSQVVNHAVLVIGYGSLDGVDYWLVKNSWGAHFGDQGYIRMARNRGNHCGIASYGVYPQI; encoded by the exons ATGAAGCTGCTGGTTTCCATCGCCTTCCTGGCCGCGCTTGCGCTGGCACAGGGACACCCCGACCCCGCGCTGGACTGGCACTGGCAGCTCTGGAAGAAAACCTACGGCAAGGAGTACCGCCACGAG aaagaggaaggggacCGGCGAGCGACGTGGGAGAGGAACCTGCGGCTGGTGACGCTGCATAATCTGGAGCATTCCCTGGGGTTGCACTCCTACGAGCTGGCCATGAACCACCTGGGAGACATG ACCAGCGAGGAGGTGGCGGCTTTGTTAACTGGGCTGAACGTCGCCCCTCGGCCAAACCGGACCTCCACGTACCGACCGCAGCTTGGCAGCAAAGTCCCCGACACCATGGACTGGAGGGAGAAGGGATGCGTCACGGATGTGAAGAACCAG GGCGCCTGCGGGTCGTGCTGGGCGTTCAGTGCCGTGGGAGCCCTGGAAGCCCAGGTGAAGCTGAAGACGGGGAAGCTGGTGTCTCTGAGCGCCCAGAACCTCGTTGACTGCTCCAGGAGCTACGGGAACAGAGGCTGCAGTGGCGGATGGAGAACCAAAGCTTTCCAGTACATCATTGACAACCAAGGGATTGACTCGGATGCGTCCTACCCCTACACGGCTCAG GACGGTGCGTGCCACTACAACCTGACGGTGCGGGCGGCCACGTGTTCCAGGTACGTCGAGCTGCCGCACGGCGATGAAGCCGCGCTGAAGGATGCCGTTGCCAATGTGGGACCCATCTCCGTCGGCATTGATGCCAGTCAGCCCACCTTCTTCTTGTACAAAGCTG GTATCTACTATGACCTGAGCTGCTCTCAGGTGGTGAATCATGCCGTGCTCGTCATCGGCTACGGCTCTTTGGATGGGGTGGACTACTGGCTCGTGAAAAACAG ttgGGGTGCGCATTTTGGCGACCAGGGCTACATCCGGATGGCGAGGAACCGTGGAAATCACTGCGGGATCGCCAGCTACGGTGTTTACCCCCAGATCTAG